A window from Corynebacterium accolens encodes these proteins:
- the recN gene encoding DNA repair protein RecN yields MLVDISINDLGVIRHSSAELSEGLTVLTGETGAGKTMVVTGLRLLAGGRADASRVRDGAKKAAVEGHFSSAKESISQLVDSVGGEPDENGEFIVSRTVSAAGRSRAYLGGRAVPAATLGDFAREIITVHGQNDQLRLLAPEEQLAAVDRADPQLAGIREDYAEAFKRWRSLAKDYRRRTESHRELAQEADRLQYALEEINGVAPEPGEDAELVQLVQRLQDVDGLRESAHTALAAIDGTEEIDEAASSLLGRAGSALVGSSDKQLADLGERISELTSQLGDISAELGGYLAGLPADPNLLEKSLQRQQDLRALTRKYASDIDGVLAWRDEAESKLQSMDTSTEVLEELKAQVKEAEQEMKQKAAELTKGRRKAAEALSKLVTEELHGLSMPNSTLSVELSAAKYSKTGADAAELQLNGKPLATAASGGELSRVMLALEVVLASEDGATLVFDEVDAGVGGRAAVEIGRRLARLAAHNQVIVVTHLPQVAAYADAHLHVSKDKFTSGVAELTEQERVEELARMLAGLDDTETGRAHAQELFDRAQKEASARLTQLAD; encoded by the coding sequence GTGCTCGTCGATATTTCTATCAATGATTTAGGAGTCATTCGCCATAGCTCTGCGGAATTGTCGGAGGGCTTGACCGTATTGACCGGTGAAACCGGTGCGGGCAAAACCATGGTGGTCACGGGGCTTCGACTGTTGGCAGGCGGGCGTGCCGATGCCTCGAGGGTACGCGATGGCGCTAAAAAAGCGGCCGTAGAAGGTCACTTTAGTTCCGCGAAAGAGAGCATTAGCCAACTGGTGGACTCGGTGGGCGGCGAGCCAGATGAAAATGGTGAATTTATTGTTTCGCGGACCGTTTCCGCAGCGGGGCGATCGCGGGCGTATCTGGGAGGCCGCGCCGTACCGGCCGCAACGCTGGGAGATTTCGCGCGGGAGATAATCACCGTGCATGGCCAGAACGATCAATTGCGCCTCTTGGCTCCAGAAGAGCAGCTCGCGGCGGTAGACCGTGCGGACCCGCAATTGGCGGGCATCCGGGAAGACTATGCGGAAGCCTTTAAAAGGTGGCGCAGCTTGGCTAAGGATTATCGCCGGCGCACGGAATCTCATAGGGAACTTGCCCAGGAAGCTGACCGCCTGCAATATGCCCTAGAGGAAATCAACGGCGTGGCACCCGAGCCAGGGGAAGACGCGGAGCTGGTGCAGTTGGTGCAGCGCCTGCAAGACGTCGACGGTTTGCGCGAATCCGCGCACACTGCCTTGGCGGCGATCGATGGAACGGAAGAGATTGATGAGGCTGCTTCTTCGCTGCTCGGGCGTGCGGGGTCGGCGTTAGTGGGATCCTCGGATAAGCAGCTGGCGGATTTGGGCGAGCGCATCTCTGAGCTCACCTCGCAGCTAGGCGATATCTCGGCTGAGCTCGGTGGATACCTCGCGGGGCTGCCGGCGGATCCGAATCTGTTGGAAAAATCGCTGCAGCGCCAGCAGGATCTTCGAGCATTGACCCGTAAATACGCTAGCGATATCGATGGTGTTTTGGCGTGGCGCGATGAGGCGGAGTCCAAATTGCAGTCGATGGATACCTCGACGGAGGTCCTCGAGGAACTTAAGGCGCAGGTCAAAGAGGCTGAACAGGAGATGAAGCAAAAGGCGGCGGAGCTTACGAAGGGCCGCCGCAAAGCCGCGGAAGCGCTGAGTAAGCTGGTGACTGAGGAGTTGCATGGATTGTCCATGCCCAATTCCACGTTGTCGGTTGAGCTTTCCGCGGCTAAGTATTCCAAGACGGGCGCCGATGCCGCGGAGTTGCAGCTCAATGGGAAGCCTTTGGCCACCGCGGCCTCCGGGGGTGAGCTGTCTCGCGTCATGCTTGCCCTTGAGGTCGTGCTCGCCAGCGAGGACGGTGCGACATTGGTCTTCGATGAGGTCGATGCCGGCGTGGGCGGGCGTGCGGCGGTAGAAATTGGGCGTCGGCTAGCGCGGCTAGCTGCGCATAATCAGGTTATCGTCGTGACGCACCTGCCGCAGGTAGCTGCGTATGCGGATGCGCATTTGCATGTCTCGAAGGACAAATTTACCTCGGGGGTAGCCGAGCTAACGGAGCAGGAGCGCGTGGAGGAATTGGCGCGCATGCTGGCTGGTTTGGATGACACGGAGACGGGGCGCGCGCATGCCCAAGAGCTTTTTGATCGCGCACAAAAAGAAGCTTCCGCGCGCCTTACCCAGCTGGCGGACTAA
- the steA gene encoding putative cytokinetic ring protein SteA: protein MEPMALFSRTPDHPGEHAALRDCTPGAKGLKKFSAGDIAVIDAANISRPEAQTLVELQPSAVVNVARFSTGSIPNCGPHMLLDADIELLEGLGEEFISEFKDGKKAHIGEDGKVYVADKVIGTGQKVSRERADKNFKAAQSALIDHMESYFASSIDFINSEGPLLIDGLGVPASGAEIAGRKVIVLSPTEDHRALLKELRNFIREYEPLLIAVDEAADSLLEQGYKPDFIIGDPVKVSDESLRCGARIVVPADPEGSVESIDRIQELGIGAMTFPAASESATDLALLFADYHGAGLIVQAGGGFDLDDVFANRVAPSAVLSRLKGGTKVVDSEAVINLYSAPSSHLGWLWALLSILVAIAAIILIVGFGGSQDFLSNLSQTWSSLF from the coding sequence ATGGAGCCCATGGCTCTGTTTTCCCGTACCCCTGATCATCCTGGTGAGCATGCTGCATTGCGCGATTGCACCCCAGGTGCGAAAGGTCTTAAGAAGTTTTCTGCAGGTGATATCGCCGTTATTGATGCGGCGAATATTTCCCGGCCCGAGGCACAAACGCTTGTGGAATTGCAGCCCTCTGCGGTGGTCAACGTCGCCAGGTTTTCTACTGGCTCCATTCCTAATTGCGGTCCACACATGCTTCTCGATGCCGATATTGAACTCCTCGAAGGCCTCGGCGAGGAATTTATCTCGGAGTTTAAGGATGGCAAGAAGGCGCATATTGGGGAGGATGGAAAGGTCTACGTCGCGGATAAAGTAATCGGGACGGGGCAGAAGGTTTCCAGGGAGCGCGCTGACAAGAACTTCAAAGCGGCACAAAGTGCGCTCATTGATCACATGGAGTCCTATTTCGCGAGCTCCATTGACTTCATTAACTCTGAGGGCCCCCTGCTTATCGATGGCCTCGGGGTTCCCGCATCCGGTGCCGAGATAGCTGGCCGGAAGGTCATTGTTTTATCTCCCACCGAAGACCACCGTGCCCTGCTGAAAGAATTGCGGAATTTCATCCGGGAGTATGAGCCGCTGCTCATTGCGGTTGATGAAGCCGCGGATTCTTTGTTGGAGCAGGGATATAAGCCTGACTTCATTATTGGGGATCCTGTCAAGGTAAGCGATGAGTCGCTGCGTTGCGGCGCGCGCATTGTCGTGCCTGCGGATCCAGAAGGCAGCGTGGAGAGCATTGACCGCATCCAAGAACTGGGTATTGGGGCCATGACGTTCCCGGCGGCTTCGGAATCGGCCACGGATTTAGCGCTGCTCTTTGCTGATTACCACGGTGCGGGCCTCATCGTGCAGGCAGGTGGCGGCTTTGACCTCGATGATGTTTTTGCCAACCGCGTGGCTCCGTCTGCCGTCTTGTCTCGGCTGAAGGGCGGAACGAAGGTGGTCGACTCCGAGGCGGTCATCAACCTGTATTCCGCTCCGTCCTCGCACCTTGGTTGGCTGTGGGCCCTTCTGAGCATCTTGGTCGCGATTGCGGCGATCATCTTGATCGTGGGGTTTGGCGGGAGCCAGGATTTCTTGAGTAATTTGAGCCAAACGTGGTCGAGCCTATTCTGA